Proteins co-encoded in one Corylus avellana chromosome ca9, CavTom2PMs-1.0 genomic window:
- the LOC132191640 gene encoding wall-associated receptor kinase-like 20, with product MSTIPLFLCSHIFFLLFLSLRCSSQKTCPNCGSIQVPYPLSTNPNCGDLDYSLRCDPGSQKIYFDSLNGSSYLVLGIMAASQRMVVQPSAWLPDRCVTQDMLVSEGLWLNQSLPFKVTSSNTIFLFNCSPRLFVSPLNCTPSSLCHRYLESSKQVDSKRALQCASALDPCCTFVAGGMPSAYKIRLHSSGCRAFRSILHLDPEKPADQWEAGLEIQWAPPPEPACKTQVDCSGASKCLPAGINGRLRCLCNKGHLWDHGLGTCLRKKKNTKVGLSLKVSIGVISFFSLAVAITAIRVKRYCRLSNLEKVAKAREEMLKSSNGGKSARMFHLKEMKRATNNFSRDRILGSGGFGEVYKGELQDGTIVAVKSARVGNVKSTQQVLNEVGILSQVNHKNLVRLLGCCVEGEQPLMIYEYISNGTLYDHLHGKFSTFLDWKTRLRIALQTAEALAYLHNAAYTPIYHRDVKSTNILLDDEFNAKVADFGLSRLAHPGLSHVSTCAQGTLGYLDPEYYRNYQLSDKSDVYSYGVVLLELLTSQKAIDFSRHQDDVNLATYVSQRVINGASMEVVDQRLLGKEPLGDILTSIKLLLELALSCLREKKGDRPGMKGVVQELQCIIQIVDQEELKVVEMIPRGCLF from the exons ATGAGCACAATACCACTCTTCCTTTGCAGCCatatcttctttcttcttttccttagtCTTCGATGTTCTTCCCAAAAGACCTGCCCAAACTGTGGCTCCATTCAAGTCCCATATCCTCTAAGCACAAACCCTAACTGCGGTGACCTGGATTACTCTCTCCGTTGCGATCCCGGCTCtcagaaaatttattttgactCCCTAAATGGAAGTTCTTATCTTGTACTCGGCATCATGGCCGCATCTCAACGGATGGTGGTGCAACCATCGGCGTGGCTGCCTGACAGATGTGTTACTCAAGACATGCTGGTGAGTGAAGGCCTCTGGTTGAACCAATCTCTCCCTTTCAAAGTCACTTCATCCAACACCATCTTCCTCTTCAACTGTTCACCTCGGCTTTTTGTATCTCCTCTCAATTGCACTCCTTCCAGTCTCTGTCACCGTTACTTGGAGAGCTCAAAACAAGTCGATAGTAAGCGAGCACTTCAATGTGCAAGTGCTCTTGACCCTTGTTGCACCTTTGTTGCGGGTGGGATGCCTTCAGCATACAAGATACGGCTTCACAGTTCAGGTTGTAGAGCTTTCAGAAGCATCCTTCATTTGGATCCTGAGAAGCCTGCTGATCAATGGGAAGCAGGGTTGGAAATTCAATGGGCTCCCCCACCGGAACCAGCATGTAAAACACAAGTCGATTGCTCTGGTGCTTCCAAGTGTTTACCTGCCGGTATAAATGGCCGCCTCCGGTGTCTTTGCAATAAGGGACACCTTTGGGACCATGGTCTTGGAACTTGcttgagaaagaagaaaaacactaaAGTTGGCCTCAGCTTAAAGGTCTCCATAGGGGtaatctcttttttctctctagcaGTAGCAATAACTGCTATCAGAGTCAAAAGATACTGCAGACTCTCCAACCTAGAAAAGGTGGCCAAGGCAAGAGAGGAGATGTTGAAGTCAAGTAATGGTGGGAAATCTGCCAGGATGTTTCATTTGAAAGAGATGAAGAGAGCAACAAATAATTTCTCCAGAGACAGGATTTTAGGGAGTGGTGGTTTTGGGGAAGTCTACAAAGGTGAGCTTCAAGATGGGACCATTGTGGCAGTCAAGTCAGCAAGAGTTGGCAACGTTAAAAGCACCCAACAAGTTCTCAATGAAGTGGGGATACTGTCTCAAGTCAACCACAAAAACCTAGTTAGACTGTTGGGTTGCTGCGTGGAAGGGGAGCAGCCATTGATGATCTACGAGTACATCTCAAATGGAACCCTCTATGACCATTTACATGGCAAGTTTTCCACTTTCCTGGACTGGAAAACGAGGCTGAGAATTGCATTACAAACTGCTGAAGCATTGGCTTATCTACACAATGCTGCATACACTCCCATCTACCATCGAGATGTCAAGTCCACAAACATACTATTGGATGATGAGTTCAATGCAAAAGTTGCAGATTTTGGGCTCTCCAGATTGGCTCACCCAGGGCTGAGCCATGTATCAACCTGTGCTCAAGGAACGTTGGGGTACTTGGATCCAGAATACTATCGCAACTATCAGTTATCTGataaaagtgatgtttataGTTATGGGGTCGTGCTGCTTGAGCTTCTGACCTCCCAGAAGGCAATTGATTTTTCGCGCCATCAAGATGATGTCAACCTAGCCACTTATGTGAGCCAAAGGGTCATCAATGGTGCAAGCATGGAAGTTGTGGATCAGCGGCTTCTCGGCAAGGAGCCGTTGGGTGATATACTgacaagcataaagctcttgTTAGAGCTTGCACTTTCCTGTTTGAGAGAGAAGAAGGGGGATAGGCCTGGAATGAAGGGTGTTGTTCAAGAACTGCAATGCATAATCCAAATTGTTGATCAAGAAGAG TTAAAGGTGGTGGAAATGATTCCAAGAGGATGCTTATTCTAA
- the LOC132191944 gene encoding peptidyl-prolyl cis-trans isomerase FKBP16-4, chloroplastic, with protein MAPSLFPCHHHALPLLRMPFTHFPIIGTGKRPSDRNSNGLLCRCSYSSSNDAAEPATLSLQYDGRRALLGSLLTTAAGFCVSHVAEAVSTSRRALRGAKVPENEFTALPNGLKYYDLKVGGGVQAVKGSRVAVHYVAKWKGITFMTSRQGLGVGGGTPYGFDVGQSERGTVLKGLDLGVEGMRVGGQRLLIVPPELAYGSKGVQEIPPNATIELDVELLAIKQSPFGSPVKIVEG; from the exons ATGGCACCCTCCCTCTTCCCTTGCCATCACCACGCTCTACCCCTCCTTCGTATGCCTTTCACCCACTTTCCCATTAttg GGACAGGGAAGAGACCATCTGACAGAAACTCAAATGGGTTGCTATGTAGGTGCTCATACTCTTCCTCCAATGATGCTGCAGAACCAGCCACGCTATCTTTACAGTATGACGGAAGAAGGGCTTTGCTTGGGTCTCTCCTCACAACTG CTGCGGGATTCTGTGTCTCTCATGTGGCTGAGGCTGTTAGCACAAGTAGAAGAGCT CTAAGAGGAGCAAAAGTACCTGAAAATGAATTTACAGCCCTACCCAATGGTCTGAA GTACTATGATTTGAAGGTCGGGGGTGGAGTTCAGGCTGTGAAGGGATCCCGGGTTGCA GTTCACTATGTTGCTAAATGGAAGGGTATCACGTTTATGACTAGTAGACAAGGACTTGGTGTTGGAGGAGGAACG CCATATGGGTTTGATGTAGGCCAATCTGAGAGGGGAACGGTCCTTAAAGGATTAGATCTAGGTGTAGAAGGCATGCGGGTTGGAGGTCAG CGATTACTAATTGTTCCTCCTGAGCTAGCTTATGGAAGCAAAGGAGTCCAGGAAATCCCTCCTAATGCGACAATAGAG TTGGATGTTGAACTACTGGCCATCAAACAAAGCCCATTTGG GTCTCCTGTAAAAATTGTTGAAGGTTAA
- the LOC132162135 gene encoding protein CHUP1, chloroplastic, which translates to MEAASKAEMMQPAILKVGIPVAVISVAGFIYARIMARKSVLKDYSLKTQVNSFKSNTSDAFEDEDDSFHSLPSTCIFSMEDGETTEDKANVEEILGLRSHIEDLGKREWELEKQIIHYCDLKEKESMLMELKNRLLLEKARVEFLDREISWVETGSEILGNLVVQFMGVLEQLEQGKSESRRLQRRVKRLLRRIKEQSRVMRKQNMKIEAREAEILRNYDELETRNDVIKKLEDEVREMHKIMDQMQEEKIELLKKLEMAEKSAPSISKIEGESITKEAYNQLLNELEQLQKDRAAEVQEMIFLRWRNACLRHELMKDHDKTNHSDSCSEGCQETGNSRLEQELDGSLSEQNEPCFVVESSEHACVRRGKLLQRLRRWVEGSDQKARGKPDEKIRNEGKCFGRQSASYKAEGHLPARRSCSSAEHGL; encoded by the exons ATGGAGGCAGCATCAAAGGCAGAGATGATGCAGCCAGCAATCCTCAAAGTTGGTATTCCTGTAGCTGTTATATCTGTGGCTGGTTTTATCTATGCAAGGATCATGGCAAGAAAAAGTGTTCTTAAAGACTATTCATTGAAAACCCAGGTAAATTCTTTCAAATCCAATACTTCTGATGCctttgaagatgaagatgatagCTTTCATAGCCTTCCTTCTACATGTATATTTTCTATGGAAGATGGAGAAACAACTGAGGACAAGGCCAATGTTGAAGAGATTTTAGGCCTAAGAAGCCATATAGAAGATCTTGGGAAGAGGGAATGGGAGCTAGAGAAGCAGATCATTCATTACTGTgatttgaaagagaaagagtCCATGCTTATGGAGCTTAAGAACAGGTTGTTGTTGGAGAAGGCCCGAGTTGAGTTCTTGGACAGGGAAATTTCATGGGTGGAGACAGGCAGTGAAATACTCGGCAATTTGGTAGTACAATTTATGGGAGTTTTAGAGCAGTTAGAACAGGGGAAATCAGAAAGCAGGAGGCTTCAAAGGAGGGTAAAGAGACTTTTGAGAAGAATAAAGGAGCAATCACGTGTTATGAGAAAGCAAAATATGAAGATTGAAGCTAGAGAAGcagaaattttgagaaattatgATGAGCTAGAAACAAGGAATGATGTCATCAAGAAATTGGAGGATGAAGTTAGAGAAATGCACAAGATTATGGACCAAATGCAGGAGGAAAAGATTGAACTTTTGAAGAAGCTTGAGATGGCAGAAAAATCAGCTCCATCTATCTCAAAG ATTGAAGGAGAAAGTATAACAAAGGAAGCTTACAATCAGCTTTTGAATGAGCTGGAACAGCTCCAGAAGGATCGAGCAGCTGAGGTTCAAGAAATGATTTTCCTACGATGGAGAAATGCATGCTTAAGGCATGAGTTGATGAAGGATCATGACAAGACAAATCACTCTGATTCATGTTCTGAAGGTTGCCAAGAAACTGGAAATTCCAGGTTAGAGCAAGAATTAGATGGTTCCCTTTCAGAGCAAAATGAGCCTTGCTTTGTTGTTGAAAGCAGTGAACATGCTTGTGTGAGAAGGGGGAAGTTACTTCAAAGGCTTAGAAGATGGGTGGAAGGCAGTGATCAGAAGGCAAGAGGGAAACCAGATGAGAAAATAAGGAATGAAGGCAAGTGCTTTGGAAGGCAAAGTGCTTCGTATAAGGCAGAGGGACATCTTCCTGCTAGAAGGTCCTGCTCTAGCGCAGAACATGGATTATAA
- the LOC132162047 gene encoding splicing factor Cactin: MGSRGRSSKSDKDKTSSSSKRRGSRRSDDSESESESDDSYSRDVSPEARGSGKRKERSSSRRRSRRSSSRNRDSDDGDSYDSDDDRDRSKRKKRSSRNVTEEEINEYMSKKAKKKAMRVAKKLKEQTVSGYSNDSNPFGDSNLNEKFVWGKKIERDVSQGVPLDEFSAKAEKKRQRERMAEIEKVKKRREERAIEKAQHEEEMAMLARERARAEFQDWEKKEEEFHFDQSKVRSEIRLREGRTKPIDVLYKQLNGSEDIDIEINEPYMVFKGLTVKEMEELRDDIKMHLDLDRATPTHVEYWEALLVVCDWELTEAQKKDALDRARVRGEEPPAELLAEERGLHSSIEADVKNLLQGKTYTELEALQSQIESQMRSGTAKVVEYWEAVLKRLHIYKAKACLKEIHTKMLMKHLQRLEQPLESENILESDHDLKLKEDDSEHDDVNDAQTFSPEPIKEETYEDEQEAGSFSPELLHGDENEEAVDPEEDRAMLEMKRMAVVKEQQRRIQEALASKPAPSEDNLELKAMKAMGSMDEGDAIFGSGAEVNLDSQVYWWHDKYRPRKPKYFNRVHTGYEWNKYNQTHYDHDNPPPKIVQGYKFNIFYPDLVDKIKAPHYTLEKDGSNGETCIIRFHAGPPYEDIAFRIVNKEWEYSHKKGFKCTFERGILHVYFNFKRYRYRR, translated from the exons ATGGGTTCTCGTGGGCGAAGTAGTAAGAGCGACAAGGACAAAACGTCGTCGTCCTCAAAGAGACGCGGAAGCAGGCGATCCGATGACTCGGAATCCGAGTCCGAGTCCGACGACTCGTACAGCAGAGACGTGTCGCCGGAGGCACGGGGCTCCGGAAAGCGCAAGGAACGAAGCAGCAGCAGACGCCGGAGCCGCCGGAGCTCTTCGCGCAATCGGGATTCGGACGACGGCGATTCCTACGACAGCGACGATGACCGTGACCGAAGCAAGCGGAAGAAGAGGTCCTCGAGGAACGTCACGGAAGAAGAAATCAACGAGTACATGTCTAAGAAGGCGAAGAAGAAG GCAATGCGAGTTGCGAAGAAGCTGAAAGAGCAGACGGTTTCTGGCTATTCGAATGATTCGAATCCCTTTGGCGATTCCAATCTCAATGAGAA ATTTGTATGGGGTAAGAAGATTGAGCGTGATGTTTCCCAAGGTGTGCCGCTTGACGAGTTTTCAGCTAAAGCTGAGaaaaagagacagagagaacGGATG GCAGAGATTGAAAAGGTGAAAAAGAGAAGGGAGGAAAGGGCTATTGAAAAGGCACAACATGAGGAAGAAATG GCAATGTTAGCCAGAGAACGTGCCCGGGCTGAGTTTCAGGACtgggagaagaaagaagaagag TTTCATTTTGATCAAAGCAAAGTGAGGTCAGAGATTAGACTGCGTGAAGGGCGTACCAAGCCTATTGATGTTCTTTACAAGCAGCTCAATGGCTCTGAAGATATTGATATAGAAATAAATGAACCGTACATGGTCTTCAAG GGCTTGACTGTAAAAGAAATGGAAGAGCTTCGTGATGACATCAAAATGCATTTGGACTTGGACAGGGCAACACCAACACATGTAGAGTACTGGGAG GCCCTTTTGGTGGTCTGTGACTGGGAGCTAACTGAAGCTCAGAAAAAGGACGCACTGGATCGCGCTAGGGTGCGTGGGGAAGAACCGCCTGCTGAGTTGCTTGCTGAAGAAAGGGGTCTGCATTCCAGTATTGAAGCAGATGTCAAGAATCTCTTGCAAGGAAAAACTTATACCGAATTAGAGGCATTGCAGTCCCAGATTGAGTCACAGATGCGTTCTGGCACAGCGAAGGTAGTTGAGTACTGGGAGGCTGTTCTTAAACGCCTCCATATATACAAGGCCAAG GCTTGTTTGAAGGAAATTCACACTAAAATGTTGATGAAGCATCTGCAACGCCTTGAGCAACCTTTGGAGAGTGAAAATATATTGGAGtctgatcatgatttaaaactGAAAGAGGATGACAGTGAGCATGATGATGTTAATG ATGCTCAAACATTCTCTCCAGAACCCATAAAGGAAGAGACTTATGAGGATGAGCAAGAGGCTGGTTCATTTTCACCAGAACTGTTGCACGGTGATGAAAATGAAGAAGCAGTTGACCCTGAAGAGGACAGGGCTATGCTG GAAATGAAACGTATGGCTGTTGTGAAAGAACAGCAAAGACGGATTCAAGAAGCCTTGGCATCAAAGCCAGCTCCATCAGAAGATAATTTAGAGCTGAAGGCCATGAAAGCGATGGGATCCATGGATGAAGGGGATGCAATATTTGGCTCTGGTGCTGAAGTGAACCTGGACTCTCAG GTGTATTGGTGGCATGACAAGTACCGACCAAGGAAGCCGAAATATTTCAACCGCGTCCACACAGGATATGAGTGGAATAAATACAATCAGACTCACTATGATCACGACAACCCGCCTCCAAAGATTGTGCAAggttataaatttaatatcttCTATCCAGACCTTGTTGACAAGATAAAGGCTCCACATTACACTCTTGAGAAGGATGGGAGCAACGGTGAGACATGCATTATAAGGTTCCATGCAGGGCCACCTTATGAGGACATC GCTTTTCGGATTGTAAACAAGGAATGGGAATATTCTCATAAAAAGGGCTTTAAGTGCACATTTGAACGTGGTATATTGCACGTGTATTTCAACTTCAAACGCTACCGTTATCGTCGGTGA
- the LOC132161718 gene encoding polyadenylate-binding protein 7: MAVSQTVTASLYVGDLHPDMTDGQLYDAFSQFKSLASVRVCRDTSSGRSLGYGYVNFLSTDDAIHAIEVKNHTTLNGKLIRVMWSLRDPDARRSGKGNVFVKNLNESIDNLGLQDMFQKFGNILSCKVAMSEDGKSRGYGFVQFEGEESANDAIEKLNGSTFGDRQIYVGKFVKRSERILPSPDAKFTNLYVKNLDPDVTEEVLQEKFSKFGKIASLVIRKEDNGMSRGFGFVDFDNPDDARQAMEAMNGSQLGSEVLYVARAQKKAEREQILRHQFEEKRKEQIIRFKGSNVYVKNIDDNVTEEELREHFSQCGTITSVKLMQDNKGICKGFGFVCFCTPEEANKAVITFHGYMFHGKPLYVTIAQRKEDRQAQLQLQYAQRMAGLAGHSTTIIPGGYPPYYYTTPSGVVSQVPPRPTMMYQHLGLRPGWGANGFAPPARPGFQPSPVPVIPNTQRQNRQNRGRMNGHMLPQGGVHSFSYMPQSVTSSKELTNQQRAKYVPNGRQHEMNKGSGVSSTAFISVGSGPQASEMLSSTLAASSPEHQKQILGERLYPLVLKHKPDLAAKITGMLLEMDNSELLLLLESPESLVAKVEEAVEVLKYSKTKASGQETLHSSYLSAEVAVN, translated from the exons ATGGCGGTGTCTCAGACGGTGACGGCGTCGCTCTACGTGGGTGACCTCCACCCGGACATGACGGACGGCCAGCTCTACGACGCATTCTCCCAGTTTAAGAGCCTCGCGTCCGTGCGCGTCTGCAGGGACACGTCCTCGGGGAGGTCGCTCGGCTACGGCTACGTCAACTTCCTCTCTACCGATGACG CGATTCATGCTATTGAGGTAAAGAATCACACTACCCTGAATGGCAAGTTGATAAGGGTGATGTGGTCGCTTCGTGATCCTGATGCAAGAAGAAGTGGTAAAGGGAATGTGTTTGTTAAg AACTTGAATGAATCAATCGATAATCTGGGGCTTCAAGATATGTTTCAGAAATTTGGAAATATTTTGTCTTGCAAAGTTGCTATGTCAGAGGATGGGAAGAGTAGAGGGTATGGCTTTGTTCAATTTGAGGGTGAGGAATCTGCAAATGATGCAATTGAGAAGCTAAATGGATCCACTTTTGGAGACAGGCAGAT ATATGTTGGGAAGTTTGTCAAAAGGAGCGAAAGGATTTTGCCCAGCCCAGATGCTAAATTTACAAATTTGTATGTGAAGAATTTGGATCCAGATGTCACTGAAGAGGTTCTGCAGGAAAAGTTCTCCAAGTTCGGAAAAATTGCTAGCTTGGTTATCAGAAAGGAAGACAATGGGATGTCAAGAGGTTTTGGCTTTGTAGACTTTGATAACCCAGATGATGCAAGACAGGCAATGGAAGCGATGAATGGATCACAACTTG GCTCAGAAGTTCTATATGTAGCAAGGGCACAGAAGAAAGCAGAGCGTGAGCAAATTTTACGTCATCAATTTGAGGAGAAACGTAAAGAGCAGATCATAAGGTTCAAG ggttcaAATGTCTATGTGAAGAACATTGATGATAATGTCACGGAGGAGGAGCTTCGAGAACACTTCAGTCAGTGTGGCACAATTACTTCTGTGAAGCTTATGCAAGATAACAAGGGAATATGTAAGGGGTTTGGATTTGTCTGCTTTTGCACCCCTGAGGAGGCCAATAAAGCTGTGATCACTTTTCATG GATACATGTTTCATGGGAAGCCACTGTATGTGACTATTGCTCAAAGGAAAGAGGATAGACAAGCACAATTGCAGCTTCAGTATGCACAACGCATGGCAGGACTAGCAGGGCATTCAACTACTATTATCCCCGGTGGATATCCTCCTTACTACTACACGACTCCATCTGGTGTTGTTTCCCAAGTGCCTCCTCGGCCAACCATGATGTATCAGCATCTGGGATTGAGGCCAGGATGGGGGGCTAATGGCTTTGCACCTCCTGCCAGACCAGGCTTTCAACCATCTCCAGTTCCAGTA ATTCCTAATACCCAAAGGCAAAATAGGCAAAACAGGGGCAGGATGAACGGGCATATGCTTCCACAGGGTGGTGTACACTCTTTTTCATATATGCCACAATCAGTGACTTCTTCAAAAGAGCTAACCAATcaacag CGGGCTAAATATGTGCCAAACGGCCGTCAACATGAGATGAACAAAGGATCTGGAGTCTCATCTACTGCTTTTATCTCTGTTGGATCCGGGCCACAGGCGTCAGAGATGCTGAGTAGCACGCTTGCTGCTTCTTCCCCTGAGCATCAGAAGCAGATACTCGGCGAGCGTCTGTACCCTCTTGTCCTGAAACACAAG CCTGACCTTGCTGCAAAGATTACGGGGATGCTTTTGGAGATGGATAACTCGGAATTGTTGCTTTTGTTGGAGTCACCAGAGTCTCTGGTGGCCAAAGTGGAAGAAGCTGTGGAAGTTCTCAAGTACTCCAAGACCAAAGCATCTGGTCAAGAAACCCTTCATTCCAGTTACCTATCTGCTGAGGTTGCAGTCAATTGA